From the Chryseobacterium sp. G0201 genome, the window CATTTTTCCCAGCTTCCAGCTAAAGTTTCTCTTGATATTCGAATATTCGAAAGGAATAATTACTTTATTATTAACATCAATCACACCAAATTTATCATTTTGTGAAGCTATGATCATTGGATCAGCAACATCATCGCCTTCCAGAATGTATAAATATTGATATTGAGGATAAATTTGATAGTCGCGGTAATCAGCAGCATTTACAAATCTTGATTTTTCAATGATTCCGTAAAAACCGTTTAAAATATAAGCTTGATACAATTGCTGCTTATAATCTCCGTATTTACATTGCCCAAGATCAGTATCTTTGAACTGATAGACTCTTTTTCCTGTATTATCAACTCTGTATGATATTAAATCTTTTTCAACTGTCGCATATTCTTTAGTTCCGAATTTTCTGATTTTTTCGTTTGGAGAATTTAAAAGATTGCAATCCTCAGCAAAAAATACAGCAATATGATATTCCGGCTGGATGATAAATTTTCCTTTCTGATTAACATACCCAAATTTCCCATCTTTCTTTTGTGGAATTAAAACAGGAATATCTTTATTAATTATAACAAGATCCGGATTAGACTTAGGTTTTGGAGATGCCTTTTTAACCACAACCTTTGAACCAATTTTCACAGGATTTTTCTTCACAGATTTTGTCTGAGAAAAAATGAAAATCGAAATAAATACACCAAGAAAATTAACTACTTTTTTCATATTCACCATTTGCTTGCAAAAATACAACCAAAAATAGATATTATAAAACTCATATTTATAAAGAATCTAAATAATATCATCTTCATAAAATAGTAAAAATTCGTAATTTTGGGAACATTTTTAATTGTTTGATAATTTTTAAAACGTTTTTAAGATATAACTTTTGATGTTATTATGATCAAAAAATTTCAGAAACGTTACCCAAAGAGGGTTTTTGCGGCAAGACAGATTACAGGTAAGCCACTTACACTTTCAAAAAAGTCCTTTATACTCACATTTGGCAGTGAATATTATCTCACATTTTTAAAACAAAGATGTAGGTTATGTTGATTTTACTCTAATCGGTATTATCTATCAACAATGCAATAGTTTAAGATAAAATTAATTGTATTTTAGATAGACTAATAAAGAAGAAATAGCAGTAATAGCAACTGTTTATAATCTACTTTAACATTGAAAAGACTTCTATATGAATATTTATAAGGATTACATCAAAGAGATTGAAGAAAGAAAGAACCAGGGGCTTCATCCAAAGCCAATTGATGGTGCAGATTTACTAAGCGAAATTATTACTCAAATTAAAGATTCAGATAACGAATATCGATCGGATTCTCTTAAATTTTTCATTTACAACACTCTACCCGGAACGACTAGTGCGGCAGGTGTAAAAGCTCAATTTTTAAAAGAAATCATTCTGGGTGAATCAGTTGTAGAAGAAATATCTCCTGCTTTTGCCTTCGAATTATTATCTCACATGAAGGGAGGTCCTTCAATTGAAGTATTGCTAGATTTAGCTTTAGGTAATGATATTTCTATTGCCAAAGAAGCAGCAAACGTTCTTAAGACACAGGTTTACCTTTATGATGCGGATACTAACCGTCTAAAGGAAGCATTCAATAGCGGTAACGAAATCGCAAAAGAATTAATTGACAGCTACGCAAAAGCTGAGTTCTTCACGAAACTTCCGGAAGTTGCTGAAGAAATTAAAGTAGTGACATTCATCGCTGGTGAAGGTGATATCTCAACAGATTTACTTTCTCCGGGAAATCAGGCGCACTCAAGATCAGACCGTGAATTGCATGGTAAATGTATGATCACTCCTCAGGCGCAGGAAGAAATTAAAGCTTTACAGGCTCAACATCCTGATGCAAGCGTAATGCTTATCGCTGAAAAAGGTACGATGGGTGTAGGCTCATCAAGAATGTCAGGTGTAAACAACGTGGCTTTATGGACTGGTAAACAAGCAAGCCCATATATTCCATTTGTAAATATTGCTCCGATTGTTGGGGGAACAAATGGTATTTCTCCGATCTTTCTTACTACAGTTGACGTAACAGGAGGTATCGGAATTGACCTTCAGAACTGGGTAAAAAAATTAGACGAAAACGGAAATCCTGTTCGTAACGAGAATGGTGACATCGTTTTAGAAGAAGCTTATTCTGTAGCTACAGGAACAGTTTTAACGATCAATACTAAAGAAAAGAAATTATATAACGGAGATAAAGAATTGAAAGATATTTCAAAATCATTTACTCCTCAAAAATTAGAATTCATCAAAGCGAGTGGTTCTTATGCCATCGTATTTGGTAAAAAATTACAAACATTTGCTGCAAAACTTCTAGGAATTGAAACGCCTCTTGTTTTTGCTCCTTCTAAAGAAATTTCTATCGAAGGACAAGGTCTTACTGCAGTTGAAAAAATCTTTAACAGAAATGCTGTTGGTGTTACTGAAGGTAAATTATTACACGCAGGTTCTGATGTTCGTGTAGAAGTAAACATTGTTGGTTCTCAGGATACGACAGGTTTGATGACCGCTCAGGAATTGGAATCTATGGCTGCAACTGTAATTTCTCCAATCGTTGACGGAGCTTATCAGTCAGGATGTCATACTGCTTCAGTTTGGGATAAAAAAGCTCAGACGAACATTCCTAAATTAATGAAATTCATGAATGATTTCGGAGTAATCACAGCACGTGACCCGAAAGGTGAATATCATGCAATGACAGACGTTATTCACAAAGTTCTTAACGATATTACGATTGACGAATGGGCTATCATCATAGGTGGTGACTCTCACACAAGAATGTCTAAAGGGGTAGCTTTCGGAGCTGACTCTGGAACGGTAGCATTAGCTTTAGCAACAGGTGAGGCTTCAATGCCAATCCCTGAATCTGTGAAAGTGACTTTCAAAGGAAACATGAAGGAGCACATGGATTTCCGTGATGTGGTTCACGCAACTCAGGCTCAGATGTTGAAGCAATTTGATGGTGAAAACGTATTCCAAGGTAGAATTATTGAGGTTCACATCGGAACACTTCCTGCTGATCAGGCATTTACATTTACAGACTGGACGGCAGAAATGAAAGCAAAAGCTTCTATCTGTATCTCTGAAGACGATACTTTGATCGAATCATTGGAAATTGCTAAGAGCAGAATCCAAATCATGATCAACAAAGGAATGGATAATCACAACCAGGTTCTTCAAGGATTAATTAATAAAGCTAATAAGAGAATCGAGGAAATAAGATCAGGTGAAAAACCAGCTCTTACTCCGGATTCGAATGCTAAATATTACGCTGAAGTTGTTGTAGATCTTGATCAAATCGTTGAGCCAATGATTGCTGACCCGGATGTAAACAATGATGATGTTTCGAAGAGATATACTCATGATACCATCAGAGACCTTACGTATTACGGAGGTGAGAAAAAAGTAGACCTTGGATTTGTTGGATCTTGTATGGTTCACAAAGGAGATTTAAAAATCGTTTCTCAAATGCTTAGAAATATTGAAAAGCAAAATGGTAAAGTAGAATTCCTTGCTCCATTAGTGGTGGCTGCTCCTACTTACAATATCATTGATGAATTAAAAGCTGAAGGAGATTGGGAATTCCTAGAAAAATATTCAGGTTTCGAATTTAACGACAACACTCCAAAAGGTGAAGCTCGTACACAATACGAAAACATGATGTACCTTGAGCGTCCGGGATGTAACCTTTGTATGGGTAATCAGGAAAAAGCTGAAAAGGGAGACACTGTTTTAGCAACTTCTACCCGTCTTTTCCAAGGAAGAGTTGTGGAAGATTCTGAACGTAAAAAAGGAGAGTCTTTATTGGCTTCAACTCCGGTTGTTGTACTTTCTGCGATCATGGGTAGAATTCCTAATATCGACGAGTACAAAACAGCTGTTGAAGGGATTGACCTTACAACTTTTGTCCCTTCAATTAAAGAACTGACAAGTACAAGCGCTCACTAATACAATTAAGATATAGTCGAAAGACCGTTTTAACTTATATAAGAAAGATTTTAGTCCATTGGATTAAAATCTTTCTTTTTTTATTTAGAACCTTTCCATTTAAGAGTCTTTAATATTATTTTAACCTATGTCAATGACTCAAAAATTATTTTTTCCTTAACTTGATAGGTATTAAAAATATTAATTATACATCTTATTTATGCCATTTTATAGATGGTAGGAATAGTATTTGATGGTTAGTATTTGAGAAAATTTTCCATTCTTAATTTAAAATTAAAGACCGGAAAAAATTTATAGAAAAAGAAAAATTAAAACAGATATGACTTTCGACATTGACATGATCAAAAAAGTGTACGAGCGTTACCCGGAAAGAATTGCTGCGGCAAGACAAATCGTGGGAAAACCTCTTACCCTTTCAGAAAAAATCCTTTATACCCACTTATGGGAAGGTAATGCTACATCAGCACATGAAAGAGGAAACTCTTACGTAGATTTCGCACCGGACAGAGTAGCGATGCAGGATGCAACTGCGCAGATGGCGCTTTTACAATTTATGCAGGCAGGAAAAGCAAAAGTAGCTGTTCCTTCAACTGCTCACGCCGATCACTTGATTCAGGCGAGAGTAGGTGCACAGGCAGATTTACAGGAAGGTCTTAATAAGAATTCAGAAGTTTTCAATTTCTTGGGTTCGGTTTGTGATAAATATGGAATCGGTTTCTGGAAGCCGGGAGCTGGGATTATTCACCAGGTTGTATTAGAAAACTATGCATTCCCGGGAGGTATGATGATCGGAACTGACTCTCACACGGTAAACGCAGGAGGTTTAGGAATGGTTGCTATCGGGGTTGGTGGTGCTGATGCAGTAGACGTAATGGCTGGAATGGCTTGGGAACTTAAAATGCCTAAATTAATCGGTGTTAAGTTAACAGGTAAAATGTCTGGCTGGACTTCCGCAAAAGATGTTATCCTAAAAGTTGCTGGAATCCTTACTGTAAAAGGTGGAACAGGATGTATCGTTGAATATTTCGGAGAGGGTGCTCAATCTTTATCTGCAACAGGAAAAGGTACAATCTGTAACATGGGTGCTGAAATTGGAGCTACCACTTCAACTTTCGGATATGATGATTCTATGAGAAGATATCTTGCTTCTACAGGAAGACAGGACGTTGTAGATGCAGCTGACAAAGTTGCTGAACACTTAACGGGTGATGCTGAAGTGTATGCAAATCCAGAACAATATTTCGATCAAGTAATCGAGATCAACCTTTCTGAATTGGCTCCCCACTTAAACGGACCTTTTACTCCGGATTTGGCGACTCCGGTTTCTGAATTTAAAGCTAAAGCTGAAGCAAACGGATGGCCTATCGAAGTAGAATGGGCATTGATCGGTTCTTGTACGAACTCTTCTTATGAAGACCTTTCAAGAGCTGCTTCTATCGTTGAAGACGCTGTTGCTAAAGGTGTTAAACCTAAAGCTATTTTAGGAATCAACCCAGGTTCTGAGCAAGTGAAATTCACGGCAGAAAGAGACGGTTTCTTAGATTCTTTCAGAAAATTTGAAAACGCAAGAATCTTTACGAACGCTTGCGGACCTTGTATCGGACAATGGGACAGAGAAGGTTCTGAAAAAGGAGAGAAAAACTCAATTATTCACTCTTTCAACAGAAACTTTGCGAAAAGAGCAGATGGTAACCCAAATACTCATGCATTTGTAGCTTCTCCTGAAATGGTAGCTGCTATTGCAATCTCTGGAAGATTAGACTTTAATCCAATCACAGATACATTAACCAACGAATCTGGAGAACAGATAAGATTAAACGAACCTCAAGGGTTTGAATTACCTGCAAAAGGTTTTGCGGTAGATGACAACGGATACCAGGCTCCATCTGAGGACGGATCTTCTGTTGTTGTAAAGGTAAGCCCTACATCAGACAGACTTCAGTTATTAGAAGAATTCCCGGCTTGGGATGGAAAAAACATTGAAGGTGCTAAAGTTTTAATTAAAGCTTTCGGAAAATGTACAACCGACCACATTTCTATGGCGGGACCATGGTTGAAATACAGAGGTCACCTTGATAACATTTCAAACAACATGTTGATCGGAGCTGTAAACGCTTATAACATGGAAACAAACCGCGTTAAAAATGAATTAACGGGTGAATACAGTGAAGTTCCTGCTGTACAAAGAGCTTACAAAGCCGCGGGAATCCCTACAATCGTTGTTGGAGATCA encodes:
- a CDS encoding WG repeat-containing protein, producing MKKVVNFLGVFISIFIFSQTKSVKKNPVKIGSKVVVKKASPKPKSNPDLVIINKDIPVLIPQKKDGKFGYVNQKGKFIIQPEYHIAVFFAEDCNLLNSPNEKIRKFGTKEYATVEKDLISYRVDNTGKRVYQFKDTDLGQCKYGDYKQQLYQAYILNGFYGIIEKSRFVNAADYRDYQIYPQYQYLYILEGDDVADPMIIASQNDKFGVIDVNNKVIIPFEYSNIKRNFSWKLGKMFDVTKDSINYYYIDAHNKAY
- a CDS encoding bifunctional aconitate hydratase 2/2-methylisocitrate dehydratase, which codes for MNIYKDYIKEIEERKNQGLHPKPIDGADLLSEIITQIKDSDNEYRSDSLKFFIYNTLPGTTSAAGVKAQFLKEIILGESVVEEISPAFAFELLSHMKGGPSIEVLLDLALGNDISIAKEAANVLKTQVYLYDADTNRLKEAFNSGNEIAKELIDSYAKAEFFTKLPEVAEEIKVVTFIAGEGDISTDLLSPGNQAHSRSDRELHGKCMITPQAQEEIKALQAQHPDASVMLIAEKGTMGVGSSRMSGVNNVALWTGKQASPYIPFVNIAPIVGGTNGISPIFLTTVDVTGGIGIDLQNWVKKLDENGNPVRNENGDIVLEEAYSVATGTVLTINTKEKKLYNGDKELKDISKSFTPQKLEFIKASGSYAIVFGKKLQTFAAKLLGIETPLVFAPSKEISIEGQGLTAVEKIFNRNAVGVTEGKLLHAGSDVRVEVNIVGSQDTTGLMTAQELESMAATVISPIVDGAYQSGCHTASVWDKKAQTNIPKLMKFMNDFGVITARDPKGEYHAMTDVIHKVLNDITIDEWAIIIGGDSHTRMSKGVAFGADSGTVALALATGEASMPIPESVKVTFKGNMKEHMDFRDVVHATQAQMLKQFDGENVFQGRIIEVHIGTLPADQAFTFTDWTAEMKAKASICISEDDTLIESLEIAKSRIQIMINKGMDNHNQVLQGLINKANKRIEEIRSGEKPALTPDSNAKYYAEVVVDLDQIVEPMIADPDVNNDDVSKRYTHDTIRDLTYYGGEKKVDLGFVGSCMVHKGDLKIVSQMLRNIEKQNGKVEFLAPLVVAAPTYNIIDELKAEGDWEFLEKYSGFEFNDNTPKGEARTQYENMMYLERPGCNLCMGNQEKAEKGDTVLATSTRLFQGRVVEDSERKKGESLLASTPVVVLSAIMGRIPNIDEYKTAVEGIDLTTFVPSIKELTSTSAH
- a CDS encoding aconitate hydratase, producing the protein MTFDIDMIKKVYERYPERIAAARQIVGKPLTLSEKILYTHLWEGNATSAHERGNSYVDFAPDRVAMQDATAQMALLQFMQAGKAKVAVPSTAHADHLIQARVGAQADLQEGLNKNSEVFNFLGSVCDKYGIGFWKPGAGIIHQVVLENYAFPGGMMIGTDSHTVNAGGLGMVAIGVGGADAVDVMAGMAWELKMPKLIGVKLTGKMSGWTSAKDVILKVAGILTVKGGTGCIVEYFGEGAQSLSATGKGTICNMGAEIGATTSTFGYDDSMRRYLASTGRQDVVDAADKVAEHLTGDAEVYANPEQYFDQVIEINLSELAPHLNGPFTPDLATPVSEFKAKAEANGWPIEVEWALIGSCTNSSYEDLSRAASIVEDAVAKGVKPKAILGINPGSEQVKFTAERDGFLDSFRKFENARIFTNACGPCIGQWDREGSEKGEKNSIIHSFNRNFAKRADGNPNTHAFVASPEMVAAIAISGRLDFNPITDTLTNESGEQIRLNEPQGFELPAKGFAVDDNGYQAPSEDGSSVVVKVSPTSDRLQLLEEFPAWDGKNIEGAKVLIKAFGKCTTDHISMAGPWLKYRGHLDNISNNMLIGAVNAYNMETNRVKNELTGEYSEVPAVQRAYKAAGIPTIVVGDQNYGEGSSREHAAMEPRHLGVKAVLVKSFARIHETNLKKQGMLGLTFANEADYDKIKEDDTVNFLDLDQFAPGKQLSLEFVHADGTKDVIMANHTYNDQQIDWFKAGSALNLIKRQEN